One Mobula hypostoma chromosome 5, sMobHyp1.1, whole genome shotgun sequence DNA segment encodes these proteins:
- the LOC134346728 gene encoding H-2 class II histocompatibility antigen, E-S beta chain-like: MRDGAVWLRVLGFRGTVLLCIALFLSQRKARVGANSVCHRQGCLFNSSATGGWTFIFQDYYNRELTFYYDFGQKKFVAAKPWMQGIVDRLNKDEAEATYQGGIRVCENNIPIVEKWVLPRRVEPEITIRPKVSPSQSGQLALLTCHVTGFYPPEIEVKWLKNGAPVPAGAINTVLLSDGDWTYQVEELLQYDPVSGDKYTCHVEHSSLTEPMTMDWEVQITPESERTKIIVGALGFVLGLLILLAAVIMKLKNAKAILDSSSHGPRLMGPQIS; the protein is encoded by the exons ATGAGAGACGGGGCTGTTTGGCTGCGCGTCCTGGGATTCAGGGGAACGGTTCTCCTCTGCATTGCGCTCTTCCTCAGCCAGCGGAAAGCCAGGGTCG GGGCCAACTCTGTTTGCCACAGGCAGGGCTGTCTGTTTAACAGCAGTGCCACCGGAGGATGGACCTTCATCTTTCAGGATTACTACAACAGAGAGCTGACTTTCTACTATGACTTTGGCCAGAAGAAGTTCGTGGCAGCAAAGCCATGGATGCAGGGGATTGTGGACAGGTTGAACAAGGATGAAGCGGAAGCGACATACCAGGGCGGGATCCGTGTGTGTGAGAACAACATCCCCATTGTTGAAAAATGGGTGCTGCCCCGGAGAG TTGAACCCGAGATCACCATCCGACCTAAAGTCTCGCCCTCCCAGTCAGGGCAGCTGGCCCTGCTCACCTGTCATGTCACTGGGTTTTACCCTCCGGAGATTGAAGTCAAGTGGCTGAAGAACGGAGCCCCAGTCCCTGCTGGAGCCATCAATACAGTCCTGTTGTCAGATGGTGATTGGACATACCAGGtggaggaactcctgcagtaTGACCCAGTGTCTGGGGATAAATACACCTGTCACGTGGAGCACAGCAGCCTGACGGAGCCCATGACCATGGACTGGG AAGTGCAGATCACGCCAGAATCAGAGAGAACAAAGATCATCGTGGGAGCATTGGGATTTGTGCTTGGGCTGCTCATCCTGCTGGCAGCAGTCATCATGAAGCTGAAGAATGCTAAAG